A region of Moorena producens PAL-8-15-08-1 DNA encodes the following proteins:
- the hisA gene encoding 1-(5-phosphoribosyl)-5-[(5-phosphoribosylamino)methylideneamino]imidazole-4-carboxamide isomerase produces the protein MDVIPAIDLLEEKCVRLVQGDYQRAQIFNDNPVEVAKQWVEQGASRLHVVDLDGAKLGKPVNTKAIEAIVQAVPVPVQVGGGLRSRSGVTQLLTLGVDRVIIGTAAVEDPSLVEQLCTEFPGKIVVGIDARQGWVATHGWLETSEIAAIDLAEQMTQLGVTTIIYTDIHRDGTLSGPNLDALRELASHISIPVIASGGVSSITDLLSLLTLESLGVSGVIVGRALYTGDMSLKEAIQAVGPGRLQDIPLDMGFSSFA, from the coding sequence ATGGATGTTATTCCAGCTATAGACTTACTTGAAGAAAAATGTGTGCGGTTAGTCCAGGGAGACTACCAACGTGCGCAAATATTTAACGATAACCCAGTCGAGGTAGCGAAACAATGGGTTGAACAAGGTGCATCAAGGCTGCATGTCGTTGATTTGGATGGTGCAAAACTGGGTAAGCCAGTTAATACTAAGGCCATCGAAGCAATTGTGCAGGCGGTACCTGTGCCAGTGCAAGTCGGTGGTGGATTACGCTCCCGCTCCGGAGTCACTCAACTGTTGACTCTAGGCGTCGATAGAGTCATTATAGGAACGGCAGCGGTGGAAGACCCTTCCCTAGTGGAACAGCTTTGCACTGAATTTCCAGGGAAGATTGTAGTTGGTATTGATGCTCGTCAGGGATGGGTGGCCACTCACGGTTGGTTAGAAACCTCAGAAATTGCAGCAATTGACCTAGCTGAACAAATGACTCAGCTGGGAGTAACTACGATTATTTACACCGACATTCACCGGGATGGAACTCTGTCTGGACCAAACCTAGACGCTCTAAGGGAACTAGCAAGTCATATATCGATCCCCGTGATTGCCTCTGGGGGTGTCAGTTCAATCACTGATCTGTTGAGTCTACTTACTCTCGAATCTCTAGGCGTTAGCGGTGTAATTGTTGGTCGTGCGCTTTACACCGGAGATATGTCTCTCAAAGAAGCTATTCAAGCAGTCGGTCCTGGAAGGTTACAAGATATCCCTCTAGATATGGGCTTTTCTAGCTTTGCTTGA